Within Runella rosea, the genomic segment TCGAAGGTAATTTCCATGCCAAAGCAGCAGGCATAGGCAATGGCCAAGGCCCAAACGCGAACGTCGGCGCAGGCTTGCCAAAACGGAACGCTTGATTTAGCGGCGGCGGTACGGTTGATTTCGTCGTAGTTGCCAGCGGGGGTATCTTTTGTGTATTTCCAGTAAATAAAGGCCATCACCAACATCATCAGTCCTGGAACAATCATGGCCAAACGCCACGCATCGGCTTTGACAAACCCAAATCCGATGATGGTAGCCATAATAAGTGGCATGGCCAACTGCGTGATGCCACCACCAAGGTTACCCCAGCCACCAGCTACGGCATTCGCCGTTCCTTTGATGTTCGGGGCAAACATAGCCGAAGTATGAAATTGCGTGATGACAAACGAGGCACCAATGACGCCAATGGCCAAACGAAAAAGTAAAAAGGAAGTGTAATCATGCGCCAAACCGATGAGCATTACGGGTAGTGAACCAATCAACAGCAAAGCGGTGTAGGTTTTGCGCGGCCCCCAACTGTCGCAGAGTTTTCCGATGATGAGGCGGGCGAAAATGGTGGCTGATACCGCCGCAATGATGGTGTTTCCTACCTGAGGCTTGGTCAATCCCAAATCGGCCCGAATGGCAGGCATCAGGGGCGCTATGCCAAACCACCCAAAGAAACAGACGAAAAAAGTCATCCACGTAATGTGGAACGTACGCATTTGGACGCCGCTGAAACTGAAGACGTTTAGCTGAGGAAGGGGTTGGTTGTTAAGTGGTTGACCCATGACGCTTGCTTGGTTGATTGTAAAACGTAAAGCTGGCGTAAAGGCGTGAAGCGATGCAAAAGTAGAAAGCCGTGTGCCACAAACCGTGATGAATGTTCAACCGTCTTTTCCTCCCAAAGAAAAGGCTTGTTACATATCACTGACTGTGACTTAGACTTGGATACCTGCATCGGTTGAGCGCCGCCACGCTGTACCGATTTGGTATATCAAACGTACAAAATAATCGAGTATACTCAAAGTAATTTATGAGTATTTTTCACTAAAATGAAAAATTTCTTCAAAATTTTATACTTAATTTTGCTTAAAATGCAAAATATGTTTTTAATTTAAGTAATTTTAAAACTAATATTGCGGAAATTACTCAATTTTATAATTTATCAAAAAATGTAAAACCTGTCAGGTTTTGAAGTCCTGACAGGTTTGCGCTGCTTCTGTTGTGGTGTACTTGCCAATTAATCGTCTTCAATCGAAAACTTATCGAACAATAAGCTCATTAACCGGTCGTGGATTTCCATGTAGGCAGGGTCATGGACAATATCCTTTTTGTTACGGGGCCGTGGAAGCCGTACATCAACGATTTCTTTGATGGTGGCGGCAGGGCCGTTGTTCATGACCACCACGCGGTCGGAAAGGAAAATGGCCTCTTCGATGTCGTGCGTCACCATCACAATGGTTTTGTTGCGGTTGTCAAGATTCCAGAGTTTGAGCAGTTCAATGTGCATGGAGCCTTTTGTCAACGCATCCAACGCCCCGAACGGCTCATCGAGCAACAAAATGCTCGGATTGATGGCAAACGCCCGGGCAATGGCTACACGTTGTTTCATACCGCCCGAAAGTTGACCCGGAAGTTTGTCTTTGTGCGGCCAAAGGTTGACCATTTTGAGGTTTTCTTCGGTGATTTCGCGCTTTTCAGCCGATGTTTTCCCCTTAAATACGGAATCAACGGCTTCGTAAATGTTTTGATAAACGCTGAGCCAAGGCAGTAAAGAATAGTTTTGGAAAACAATACCACGGTCGGGACCAGGCCCTTTTACGAGGTTGCCGTTGGCCATTACCGTGCCGCTTGTGGGCTGGGTCATGCCCGAAATTGTACCCATAAGTGTGGATTTGCCGCAGCCAGAATGGCCGATAAGTGCCACAATTTCACCTTTTTGAATGGTCAAATCGATGTCTTTGATGGCCGTAAATACGCCTTTAGGGGTTTTAAAAGCTACCGAAATGTCTTTCACTTCAATGGAAGCGGGGCGTGATTGGATTTTATGAAACTCACTCGCGGAGTCGACGGGAGCGGAGATAGGATGAATAGTCATGTTATGAGTGGTTAGTGAATAGAGGATGTGGTTGGTGAGGGTACTTTTGAAATGTAATTTACTAAGCACCGGTCACTGACCACCAACTACCATTTATTAAGCAAATGCAAATCGTTTTTGAAGCCAATCAAAACCCTTGTCGAGCAGTAACCCTACCGTGCCGATGATTAAGATGGCCGAGAGGATTTTCTCTAAGCTGAGTGCGTTCCAACTGTCCCACACAAAAAAGCCAATTCCGACGCCTCCAGAGAGCATTTCGCCCGCCACAATCACCATCCACGCCACGCCGATGCTCAGGCGTAACCCAGTGATAATGTGCGGTAAAGCAAACGGTATAATGACTTTGGTGATGTATTTCCAACGGGAAAAGCCGTAGGCCTTCGCCACGTTTTTGTGGTCTTGCGGAATCGAGGCCACCCCGAAGGCAGTATTGATTAATGTGGGCCATAAGCTGGTGACAAAAATGATAAAAATAGTTGCGCCCTCGGCGGCTTTGAATGCCAACAATCCCAACGGAAACCATGCCAACGGCGATACTGGGCGCAAAATCTGGATAATCGGGTTGATGAGCCGGAAGGCTGTTTTGCTGGAGCCTATAAGCAGCCCAAGGGGAATGGCTACGAGGCTGCCCAATCCAAAACCGCTGAATACGCGGATGAGTGAGCTGACCAGTTGATTTCCAATGCCTTTGTCATTGGGGCCGTAGTCGTAGAAAGGAGTGGCGAGCATTTCGTTGAAAACCGCCCAAGTCATCAGAGGCGACGGAATTTCGCTGTTGGTAAGGACGGAAATGCCCCACCAAGCGCCGATTAAAATGACCGCACTACCTATGCCAAACAGCAATGGGAGGTAGGTTTGTAGATTGAGTAATTTCTTCATTTTCGTAATTTTAATGGTTGATATTGAATTACTTACAATGATTATTTCTTTGCGGAAGCCAGATATGCAGGTATGTTGCTCGGGTCAAAGATCACATCATAAGTGGTTTTGAAAGCCTTCATGTCGTCGGTCATGACGGGGACTTTGGCTTCGCGGGCTACTTCGGCGTAGAGGTCGTCCAAGATGAGTTTTTCGGCAATACCTTTAAAGTCGGGATTAGATTTTAACATTCCGAACCGAACGTATTGCGCCAAAAACCACATTCCGTGTACTTTGCGGGGCGTGTTGACAAAACCTTTATTGTAAAAAGTCATGTAATCGTCTTTGTATTTCTGAACGCCCAATTCGCAACCTAAATCGTTGGAACCCAGCAAACGGGCTTCAATGACGGGCAAAGCGGCGTTGACGTAATAAGGTTTGGAAAGCCAGCCCGCCGCTTTTTTGCGGTTGCCCATGTTGTCGAGCCACTGACAGGCTTCTAAGACGGCTTTCATGACATTTTTGAGGTTTTCGCGCTCTTTGGTAGCAAATTGCTTATTGACAACCAATGCTTTTTCGGGGTGGTGTTTCCAAATATCCTGCGTAGCAATCTGCGTAAAACCTATGTTTTGTGTAGCGGCTACGCCGTTCCAAGGTTCGCCCACGCAGTAGCCTTCCATGTTGTCTACGCGCATATTGGCCACCATTTGCGGCGGTGGAATCGTGATAATTCCCACTGATTTCTGGTTAATACCTGCAGCAGCCATCCAGTTGCGGAGCCAAATGTCGTGCGTGCCGCCCGGAAAAGTCATGGCAAAAGTTACTTCTTTGCGGGCTTGTACTTGCTTGACGGCGGCGGCTACTTTGTTCATTTCTTTGAAACCTACTAATCCGCAAAAATCTTTGGAGA encodes:
- a CDS encoding MFS transporter, translated to MGQPLNNQPLPQLNVFSFSGVQMRTFHITWMTFFVCFFGWFGIAPLMPAIRADLGLTKPQVGNTIIAAVSATIFARLIIGKLCDSWGPRKTYTALLLIGSLPVMLIGLAHDYTSFLLFRLAIGVIGASFVITQFHTSAMFAPNIKGTANAVAGGWGNLGGGITQLAMPLIMATIIGFGFVKADAWRLAMIVPGLMMLVMAFIYWKYTKDTPAGNYDEINRTAAAKSSVPFWQACADVRVWALAIAYACCFGMEITFDGVAALYFFDNFHMEETEAGFWAMLFGFMNIFARAVGGIVADKIGQKYGMRGKGIMLASMLLLEGLGILLFAQSGNLTMAIVSMLTFAMFLKMANGGTYAIVPFINPKAVGVISGVVGAGGNVGGMLMGFLFKSQSISYGQAFMYIGGIVAVVGLLLFLVNFGRTVTVEQVETELQTA
- a CDS encoding ABC transporter ATP-binding protein, encoding MTIHPISAPVDSASEFHKIQSRPASIEVKDISVAFKTPKGVFTAIKDIDLTIQKGEIVALIGHSGCGKSTLMGTISGMTQPTSGTVMANGNLVKGPGPDRGIVFQNYSLLPWLSVYQNIYEAVDSVFKGKTSAEKREITEENLKMVNLWPHKDKLPGQLSGGMKQRVAIARAFAINPSILLLDEPFGALDALTKGSMHIELLKLWNLDNRNKTIVMVTHDIEEAIFLSDRVVVMNNGPAATIKEIVDVRLPRPRNKKDIVHDPAYMEIHDRLMSLLFDKFSIEDD
- the ntrB gene encoding nitrate ABC transporter permease, coding for MKKLLNLQTYLPLLFGIGSAVILIGAWWGISVLTNSEIPSPLMTWAVFNEMLATPFYDYGPNDKGIGNQLVSSLIRVFSGFGLGSLVAIPLGLLIGSSKTAFRLINPIIQILRPVSPLAWFPLGLLAFKAAEGATIFIIFVTSLWPTLINTAFGVASIPQDHKNVAKAYGFSRWKYITKVIIPFALPHIITGLRLSIGVAWMVIVAGEMLSGGVGIGFFVWDSWNALSLEKILSAILIIGTVGLLLDKGFDWLQKRFAFA
- a CDS encoding CmpA/NrtA family ABC transporter substrate-binding protein; translation: MKTTYKIILASLAALILMAGMSMRKAVLPQVKLGFIPLTDCAPLVAAKELGLFQKYGVDVVLSKEASWANIRDKILNGELDGAHCLFGMPFSVYTGLGGKAGSEMQIAMVLNNNGQAITLSKDFCGLVGFKEMNKVAAAVKQVQARKEVTFAMTFPGGTHDIWLRNWMAAAGINQKSVGIITIPPPQMVANMRVDNMEGYCVGEPWNGVAATQNIGFTQIATQDIWKHHPEKALVVNKQFATKERENLKNVMKAVLEACQWLDNMGNRKKAAGWLSKPYYVNAALPVIEARLLGSNDLGCELGVQKYKDDYMTFYNKGFVNTPRKVHGMWFLAQYVRFGMLKSNPDFKGIAEKLILDDLYAEVAREAKVPVMTDDMKAFKTTYDVIFDPSNIPAYLASAKK